The following coding sequences lie in one Halorarum halophilum genomic window:
- a CDS encoding ABC transporter ATP-binding protein, with protein sequence MTLSTTEYGTEREVEDPIMQVRNASVTFDMERGDSRVLDDVDLDIQRNEVLGVVGESGSGKSMLASGLLDAVVDTGVLTGELTYRPKDGEPVDVLDLTDSELREFRWEQVSMVFQGAMSSFNPVREISTHFVETLSAHDYNVDEGMERAEQLLRDLYLDPDRVLNSYPHELSGGMKQRALIALSLILEPEVLVMDEPTAALDLLMQRSIIALLEDLKDQYDLTIVFITHDLPLIADLVDRIAVMYAFEIAELGPTREILEFPAHPYTRLLLKSTPNLGSPIEEMRPVEGSAPDPVNVPSGCSFHPRCPLSDETCEMQDPAAYPVDDDHHVHCHHWEESAEAIPMADDAASSDAFADHDVGTATAVARGTNEQPVVSLSDLEVHFEQAKGFLDVFSSPDTVKAVDGISLDVYENDVVVLVGESGCGKTTLGKAAVGLQRPTGGSVEYRGHDIWDVRESGSDDMTWGQIRRSLQIVHQDPGSSLNPHRRIKASLQEPLKRWNADLDGNDRKQRILSLLEHVGMSPAEDYFERYPHQLSGGEQQRVALIRAMLMNPDLILADEPVSALDVSLRVEMMDMMIQLQDVFDTSYLFISHDLSNARYIAQRTGGRIGVVYLGELVEIGPPEQIIHNPQHPYTQALRWATPELSAEEAEGEVDDSPIRTIDIPDPTNPPSGCRYHTRCPEAREVCRTTEPESYGASDADDHRVACFRSVDDHEYWNSESIVGDD encoded by the coding sequence ATGACCCTTTCAACGACCGAGTACGGAACCGAACGGGAGGTAGAGGATCCGATCATGCAGGTGCGCAACGCGTCGGTCACGTTCGACATGGAGCGGGGCGACTCGCGCGTGCTCGACGACGTCGACCTCGACATCCAGCGCAACGAGGTGCTCGGCGTCGTCGGGGAGAGCGGGAGCGGGAAGTCGATGCTCGCGTCCGGGCTGCTCGACGCCGTCGTCGACACCGGCGTGCTCACGGGCGAGCTCACGTACCGCCCGAAGGACGGGGAGCCGGTGGACGTGCTCGATCTTACGGACTCGGAGCTGAGGGAGTTCCGCTGGGAGCAGGTCTCGATGGTGTTCCAGGGCGCGATGAGCTCGTTCAACCCGGTGCGCGAGATCAGCACCCACTTCGTCGAGACCCTGAGCGCGCACGACTACAACGTCGACGAAGGGATGGAGCGGGCCGAACAGCTGCTCAGAGACCTGTATCTCGACCCCGATCGGGTGCTCAACTCGTACCCGCACGAGCTCAGCGGGGGGATGAAACAGCGGGCGCTAATCGCGCTCAGCCTCATCCTCGAGCCGGAGGTGCTCGTGATGGACGAGCCGACGGCGGCGCTGGACCTGCTGATGCAGCGCTCGATCATCGCGCTGCTCGAGGACCTGAAGGACCAGTACGACCTGACCATCGTCTTCATCACCCACGACCTGCCCCTCATCGCCGACCTCGTCGACCGCATCGCGGTGATGTACGCGTTCGAGATCGCCGAACTCGGGCCGACGCGGGAGATCCTGGAGTTCCCCGCACACCCGTACACGCGGCTCCTATTGAAGTCGACGCCGAACCTCGGGTCGCCGATCGAGGAGATGCGGCCGGTCGAGGGGAGCGCACCCGACCCGGTGAACGTCCCGTCGGGCTGTTCGTTCCACCCGCGCTGCCCGCTCTCGGACGAGACCTGCGAGATGCAGGATCCCGCGGCGTACCCGGTCGACGACGATCACCACGTCCACTGCCACCACTGGGAGGAGTCCGCCGAGGCGATCCCGATGGCCGACGACGCCGCCTCGTCGGACGCGTTCGCCGACCACGACGTCGGGACGGCGACCGCCGTGGCCCGCGGCACGAACGAGCAACCGGTCGTGTCGCTCTCCGACCTCGAGGTCCACTTCGAGCAGGCGAAGGGGTTCCTCGACGTGTTCTCCTCGCCCGACACGGTCAAAGCGGTCGACGGCATCTCGCTGGACGTCTACGAGAACGACGTGGTCGTCCTCGTCGGCGAGTCCGGGTGCGGGAAGACGACGCTCGGCAAGGCCGCCGTGGGGCTCCAGCGACCGACCGGCGGGAGCGTGGAGTACCGCGGCCACGACATCTGGGACGTGCGGGAATCGGGGAGCGACGACATGACGTGGGGGCAGATCCGGCGCTCGCTCCAGATCGTCCACCAGGACCCCGGCAGTTCGCTCAATCCCCACCGACGGATCAAGGCGAGCCTGCAGGAACCACTCAAGCGCTGGAACGCCGACCTCGACGGGAACGACCGGAAGCAGCGCATCCTCAGCCTGCTCGAACACGTCGGCATGTCGCCCGCGGAGGACTACTTCGAGCGCTACCCCCACCAGCTCTCGGGCGGCGAACAACAGCGCGTCGCGCTCATCCGCGCGATGCTGATGAACCCGGACCTCATCCTCGCGGACGAGCCGGTCTCTGCGCTGGACGTGAGCCTCCGGGTCGAGATGATGGACATGATGATCCAGCTCCAGGACGTGTTCGACACGTCGTACCTGTTCATCAGCCACGACCTCTCGAACGCCCGGTACATCGCGCAGCGGACCGGCGGCCGCATCGGCGTCGTCTACCTCGGCGAACTCGTCGAGATCGGCCCGCCCGAGCAGATCATCCACAACCCCCAGCACCCGTACACGCAGGCGCTCCGATGGGCGACCCCAGAACTCTCCGCCGAGGAGGCCGAGGGCGAGGTCGACGACTCCCCCATCCGGACGATCGACATCCCGGACCCGACGAACCCCCCGAGCGGGTGCCGGTACCACACCCGCTGTCCGGAGGCGCGGGAGGTATGTCGCACGACCGAACCGGAGTCGTACGGCGCGTCGGACGCGGACGACCACAGGGTCGCCTGCTTCCGCTCGGTCGACGACCACGAGTACTGGAACAGCGAGTCCATCGTCGGCGACGACTGA
- a CDS encoding enolase C-terminal domain-like protein, which translates to MEISDIETIRFTYRSGRVRDGKGHSHPGAPHETVGSITRVVVDGGPDGYCTGGDRRANELAAEYLRGEDPLERERLWQRLNRSQRLHKGTFSDSNVSRIDCALWDVAGKHFDVPVYRLLGGHREHVPAYGSTMVGDDDPDGLGTPEAYAAFATDLLDEGYGAIKLHTWMPPYDADPDRVVEACRAVRDAVGPDVELMLDSHHFYSRTEAKRIGRALAELDFRWFEEPMDEHSMSSYEWLTRNVDVPVVGPETAEGQMYTRAEWIKRGIADISRVGVADVGGLTPAIKTVHLCESFNVPCEVHGGNAPNLHLLGAMANPGEYYERGLLHPKYEYDEATPWLTDPVDPLGEDGTVRVPQEPGLGYSFDWDFVEANRVEN; encoded by the coding sequence ATGGAGATCAGCGATATCGAGACGATCAGGTTCACGTACCGGTCGGGCAGGGTCCGCGATGGGAAGGGACACTCCCACCCCGGAGCGCCGCACGAGACGGTCGGGAGCATCACCCGCGTCGTCGTCGACGGCGGCCCGGACGGCTACTGCACCGGCGGCGACAGACGGGCGAACGAACTGGCGGCGGAGTACCTCCGGGGGGAGGACCCCCTCGAACGCGAGCGGCTCTGGCAGCGGCTCAATCGGTCCCAGCGGCTCCACAAGGGGACGTTCAGCGACTCGAACGTCTCCCGCATCGACTGCGCACTGTGGGACGTCGCCGGCAAGCACTTCGACGTGCCGGTGTACAGGCTGCTCGGGGGACACAGGGAGCACGTCCCCGCCTACGGCTCCACGATGGTCGGCGACGACGACCCCGACGGGCTGGGCACCCCGGAGGCGTACGCCGCGTTCGCGACCGACCTGCTCGATGAGGGGTACGGGGCCATCAAGCTCCACACGTGGATGCCGCCGTACGACGCCGACCCCGACCGCGTCGTCGAGGCGTGCCGGGCCGTCCGGGACGCAGTCGGGCCGGACGTGGAACTAATGCTCGATTCCCATCACTTCTACAGCCGAACGGAGGCGAAGCGGATCGGGCGGGCGCTGGCGGAACTCGACTTCAGGTGGTTCGAGGAGCCGATGGACGAGCACTCGATGTCCTCCTACGAGTGGCTCACGCGGAACGTCGACGTCCCGGTCGTGGGCCCGGAGACCGCGGAGGGGCAGATGTACACCCGCGCCGAGTGGATCAAGCGCGGCATCGCGGACATCAGCCGGGTCGGCGTGGCCGACGTCGGCGGGCTCACCCCCGCGATCAAGACGGTCCACCTCTGCGAGTCGTTCAACGTGCCGTGCGAGGTCCACGGCGGCAACGCGCCGAATCTCCACCTGCTCGGCGCGATGGCGAACCCGGGCGAGTACTACGAACGCGGCCTGCTCCACCCGAAGTACGAGTACGACGAGGCGACCCCCTGGCTGACCGACCCCGTCGACCCCCTCGGCGAGGACGGCACCGTCCGCGTTCCCCAGGAGCCGGGACTCGGCTACTCGTTCGACTGGGACTTCGTCGAGGCGAACCGCGTCGAGAACTGA
- a CDS encoding PPC domain-containing DNA-binding protein, whose product MDSFESDDGHVVVRLDRGDLVLESLTDACADHDVDTGAVVSGIGTFSGLKIHYVNRTDLPEEQADRNVTLELDGSWEVTNVGGVVADGEPHLHVTAFDGDRTVGGHLEEGNEVNVLGEFTIRKFQGLSLERRPGDHGISQLRRR is encoded by the coding sequence ATGGACTCGTTCGAATCAGACGACGGCCACGTCGTCGTCCGCCTCGACCGCGGCGACCTCGTACTCGAATCGCTCACCGACGCCTGCGCCGACCACGACGTCGACACCGGCGCCGTCGTCTCGGGCATCGGGACGTTCAGCGGCCTGAAGATCCACTACGTGAACCGGACCGACCTCCCGGAGGAGCAGGCAGACCGGAACGTGACCCTCGAACTCGACGGCTCGTGGGAGGTGACGAACGTCGGCGGCGTCGTGGCCGACGGGGAGCCCCACCTGCACGTCACGGCGTTCGACGGCGACCGGACGGTCGGCGGTCACCTCGAGGAGGGGAACGAGGTGAACGTGCTCGGTGAGTTCACGATTCGGAAGTTCCAGGGGCTCTCACTCGAACGGCGGCCGGGCGACCACGGGATCTCACAGCTCCGGCGTCGGTGA
- a CDS encoding NAD-dependent epimerase/dehydratase family protein: MDVLVTGAYGRCGTAIIDHLHDREGYDFTYYNRSDRPPDHPYGGYDTVVGDIADYETLRDAFEGRDAVIHLAAYPLTDGDWGDVLEPNIVGMYNALEAAREAEVESFVFGSSNHVVGMYELEHRPEIYSRGFDLVLDHEVPVRPDSYYGASKSFGEDLGRYYVEEYEYPKRFYALRICTVNDEEYDHPYGDAEQGADEGEWERGSAEYEEAVARMTSTWQSRRDFAHMIDRCLRDDTVEFDVFNGVSDNRSRWFDLEHARATLGYDPQDDSAEWDGPPE; encoded by the coding sequence ATGGACGTACTCGTAACAGGCGCGTACGGTCGCTGCGGGACGGCTATCATCGACCACCTGCACGACCGAGAGGGGTACGACTTCACCTACTACAACCGGTCGGACAGGCCGCCTGACCACCCGTACGGCGGCTACGACACCGTCGTCGGCGACATCGCCGACTACGAGACGCTCCGGGACGCGTTCGAGGGACGGGACGCCGTCATCCACCTCGCGGCCTACCCGCTCACCGACGGGGACTGGGGGGACGTCCTCGAACCGAACATCGTCGGCATGTACAACGCGCTGGAGGCCGCCCGGGAGGCCGAGGTCGAATCGTTCGTCTTCGGCTCCTCGAACCACGTCGTGGGGATGTACGAACTCGAGCACAGGCCGGAGATCTACTCGAGGGGGTTCGACCTCGTCCTCGACCACGAGGTTCCCGTCCGTCCCGACTCGTACTACGGCGCCTCGAAGAGCTTCGGGGAGGACCTCGGCCGCTACTACGTGGAGGAGTACGAGTACCCGAAACGGTTCTACGCGCTCCGCATCTGCACCGTCAACGACGAGGAGTACGACCACCCCTACGGCGACGCCGAACAGGGCGCCGACGAGGGGGAGTGGGAGCGCGGCAGCGCCGAGTACGAGGAGGCGGTCGCCCGGATGACGTCGACCTGGCAGTCACGGCGCGACTTCGCGCACATGATCGACCGCTGTCTCCGGGACGACACCGTCGAGTTCGACGTCTTCAACGGGGTGAGCGACAACCGGTCCCGGTGGTTCGACCTCGAACACGCGCGGGCGACGCTCGGGTACGACCCGCAGGACGACAGCGCGGAGTGGGACGGGCCGCCCGAGTAG
- a CDS encoding mandelate racemase/muconate lactonizing enzyme family protein, with protein sequence MEITDLEVIPLSWSLPEGEGMGDSRGFGRTRATSLVRLETDDGTVGWGEAFAPGSVVEATVDELFRDRVLGMDPFDVESLADRSYTDPYHFGGSVFVQSALSGIDVACWDVIGKTVGRPVHRLLGGEECHTLTPYASTMYFTAEEQPIAEPIERAVAEGFTAAKIKIGSGFEADVERVRTARKLLGEDAALMVDMNGNYRPRQAIKTARAIEEYDVAWIEEPVPPENESGYREVKNRIDTPIAAGEAHYGRFAFKRLVDDRLVDVVQPNLGRCGGLSEARLIADMATTENVAVRPHVWNSAVGVAAAVQFAASVSPYPHTRNVPEPMMLEFDRSENPLRSEILETPFDPTGGTLDVPQEPGLGISVDESAVERYRDD encoded by the coding sequence ATGGAGATAACGGATCTGGAGGTGATTCCGCTCTCGTGGTCGCTCCCGGAGGGCGAGGGGATGGGCGATTCGCGCGGCTTCGGCCGGACGCGCGCGACCTCGCTCGTCCGACTGGAGACCGACGACGGGACGGTCGGCTGGGGGGAGGCGTTCGCCCCGGGGAGCGTCGTCGAGGCGACCGTCGACGAACTGTTCCGCGACCGGGTGCTCGGGATGGACCCGTTCGACGTCGAGTCGCTGGCCGACCGATCCTACACCGATCCCTACCACTTCGGCGGGAGCGTCTTCGTCCAGAGCGCGCTCAGCGGCATCGACGTCGCCTGCTGGGACGTAATCGGCAAGACGGTCGGCCGGCCCGTCCACCGCCTCCTCGGCGGCGAGGAGTGCCACACCCTGACACCGTACGCGTCGACGATGTACTTCACCGCCGAGGAGCAGCCGATCGCGGAGCCGATCGAGCGGGCGGTCGCGGAGGGGTTCACCGCCGCGAAGATCAAGATCGGGAGCGGCTTCGAGGCGGACGTCGAGCGCGTCCGGACGGCGCGCAAACTCCTCGGCGAGGACGCCGCGCTCATGGTCGACATGAACGGCAACTACCGGCCGCGACAGGCGATCAAGACGGCGCGGGCGATCGAGGAGTACGACGTCGCGTGGATCGAGGAGCCGGTCCCCCCCGAGAACGAGTCGGGCTACCGCGAGGTGAAGAACCGGATCGACACGCCGATCGCCGCGGGGGAGGCCCACTACGGTCGCTTCGCGTTCAAACGGCTCGTCGACGACCGACTCGTCGACGTCGTCCAGCCGAACCTGGGGCGGTGTGGCGGCCTCTCGGAGGCGCGGCTCATCGCGGACATGGCGACGACGGAGAACGTCGCCGTCCGGCCCCACGTGTGGAACAGCGCCGTCGGCGTGGCCGCGGCGGTCCAGTTCGCCGCCAGCGTGTCGCCGTACCCCCACACCCGGAACGTGCCGGAGCCGATGATGCTGGAGTTCGACCGGAGCGAGAACCCGCTCCGGTCGGAGATCCTGGAGACGCCGTTCGACCCGACCGGCGGAACCCTCGACGTCCCACAGGAACCCGGACTCGGCATCTCGGTCGACGAGAGCGCCGTCGAGCGCTACCGGGACGACTGA
- a CDS encoding dihydrodipicolinate synthase family protein — translation MARADLRDSYRDVAFTTATPFGEADGEVLHDALAENLSGLYDAGARQFVPCGNTGEYYSLTDEERAEIVETHVAATGDEATVTAGAAGSVAEIERLASAYEEAGADAMMVMHPDHTYAHEDGLKEYYHAVCDATDLGVVIYKRGPEVTRDTLLELSEREEVVAVKFAVNDIKEFAQTVADSSGEVTWVNGIAERYALSFAIEGASGFTTGIGNFVPEATLSLFDAVEAEEWERARRIQRVLRPYEDLREDVGEGNTLPAANNVPAVKYGMDLAGYHGGPVRSPLVDLSERDRSRAEEHYDRIEAESPLEVI, via the coding sequence ATGGCAAGAGCCGACCTCAGAGATAGCTATCGGGACGTCGCGTTCACCACAGCCACGCCGTTCGGCGAGGCGGACGGGGAGGTCCTCCACGACGCGCTGGCTGAGAACCTTTCGGGACTGTACGATGCCGGAGCACGCCAGTTCGTCCCCTGCGGGAACACGGGCGAGTACTACTCGCTCACGGACGAGGAGCGGGCCGAGATCGTCGAGACCCACGTGGCGGCGACCGGCGACGAGGCGACGGTGACCGCCGGCGCCGCGGGGAGCGTGGCGGAGATCGAACGCCTCGCGTCGGCCTACGAGGAGGCGGGCGCGGACGCGATGATGGTGATGCACCCCGACCACACGTACGCGCACGAGGACGGCCTGAAGGAGTACTACCACGCCGTGTGCGACGCGACCGACCTCGGCGTCGTCATCTACAAGCGTGGCCCCGAGGTGACGCGCGACACCCTCCTGGAGCTGTCCGAACGCGAAGAGGTCGTCGCCGTGAAGTTCGCCGTCAACGACATCAAGGAGTTCGCCCAGACGGTGGCCGACTCCTCGGGCGAGGTGACCTGGGTGAACGGGATCGCGGAGCGGTACGCGCTCTCGTTCGCGATCGAGGGGGCGAGCGGGTTCACGACCGGCATCGGGAACTTCGTCCCGGAGGCGACGCTGTCGCTATTCGACGCGGTCGAGGCGGAGGAGTGGGAGCGCGCCCGGCGCATCCAGCGCGTCCTGCGGCCGTACGAGGACCTCAGGGAGGACGTCGGCGAGGGCAACACGCTCCCGGCCGCGAACAACGTCCCGGCGGTGAAGTACGGGATGGACCTGGCGGGGTACCACGGCGGCCCGGTGCGGAGCCCCCTCGTCGACCTCTCGGAGCGGGACCGATCGCGGGCGGAGGAGCACTACGACCGCATCGAGGCGGAGTCGCCCCTCGAAGTGATCTGA
- a CDS encoding mandelate racemase/muconate lactonizing enzyme family protein — protein sequence MQISTVRGYALSSPIDPPQERRFFGGTRRLRKRDVVLVVVETRDGERGVATAGASSSAMREYFEGDSQGTFADLVDGTVADALEGETLDEPADAHDLLAGAGPTGHLLTEACSAVDVALHDIRGKRLGAPIYELLADEYGTTPTTELPLYASAGMYMEPTGYADQAAVLEELGFMGYKYRPGIGPDGDRRTVDLLVKAVDDMELMLDVHTWWKLRDAYGDETVARLVEYATEAGAYWIEEPVEPDDHDGYVALAETGAPLAGGESEESAAGLVELGRTGAVDFLQGDVRHHEGYTGCREAVDFCHGRDVEFVPHNFGTWLGLVANAHLVAAAPEVRLLEYPVFEGDPALDADEDPGMYQFDLAFDIIGERLEIADGMLAVPDGPGLGVTVDLDVLEEYPFVEGPWTEFEYDESA from the coding sequence ATGCAGATCTCCACCGTCCGAGGATACGCGCTCTCGTCGCCGATCGACCCGCCGCAGGAACGCCGCTTCTTCGGCGGGACGCGCCGCCTCCGGAAGCGTGACGTCGTCCTCGTCGTCGTCGAGACGCGGGACGGCGAGCGGGGTGTCGCCACCGCTGGCGCGAGCAGCTCCGCCATGCGGGAGTACTTCGAGGGCGACTCGCAGGGGACGTTCGCCGACCTCGTCGATGGCACCGTCGCCGACGCGCTGGAGGGTGAGACGCTGGACGAGCCCGCGGACGCGCACGACCTGCTCGCGGGGGCCGGGCCGACGGGCCACCTCCTGACGGAGGCGTGCTCGGCCGTCGACGTCGCCCTCCACGACATCCGGGGGAAGCGGCTCGGCGCGCCAATCTACGAGCTCCTCGCGGACGAGTACGGGACTACCCCGACCACCGAGCTCCCGCTGTACGCCAGCGCCGGGATGTACATGGAGCCGACGGGCTACGCCGACCAGGCGGCGGTCCTGGAGGAACTGGGGTTCATGGGGTACAAGTACCGGCCCGGCATCGGCCCCGACGGCGACCGCCGGACGGTCGACCTGCTCGTCAAGGCGGTCGACGACATGGAGCTCATGCTCGACGTCCACACGTGGTGGAAGCTCCGCGACGCCTACGGGGACGAGACAGTCGCTCGACTGGTCGAGTACGCGACCGAGGCCGGCGCCTACTGGATCGAGGAGCCCGTCGAACCCGACGACCACGACGGGTACGTCGCCCTCGCGGAGACGGGCGCCCCGCTCGCCGGCGGGGAGAGCGAGGAGTCGGCGGCCGGGCTCGTCGAACTCGGCCGAACCGGCGCAGTGGACTTCCTCCAGGGTGACGTGCGCCATCACGAGGGGTACACCGGGTGCCGGGAGGCGGTCGATTTCTGTCATGGGCGCGACGTCGAGTTCGTCCCGCACAACTTCGGGACGTGGCTCGGCCTCGTCGCGAACGCGCACCTCGTCGCCGCGGCCCCCGAAGTCCGGCTGCTCGAGTACCCCGTCTTCGAGGGCGATCCGGCCCTGGACGCCGACGAGGACCCGGGGATGTACCAGTTCGACCTCGCGTTCGACATCATCGGGGAGCGGCTAGAGATCGCCGACGGCATGCTGGCCGTGCCCGACGGTCCCGGACTCGGCGTCACGGTCGACCTCGACGTCCTCGAGGAGTACCCGTTCGTCGAGGGCCCGTGGACGGAGTTCGAGTACGACGAATCCGCGTGA
- a CDS encoding IclR family transcriptional regulator codes for MTEQAGPASGRTIRSVKIAFNIIDVLQERDDIGVTELASELGHSKSTIHSHLRTLEEREILVREGDSYRLSLRILDMATHVREQVGNHDVIQDEVESLAEETGEIAQFGIEEHGRISYLCKATGDRAVETASRIGTQQPIHSTSLGKTILAFLPAERREEIVESTELTRMTPKTITTREELYEELEVTAERGYGIDDEENIEGLRCVSAPVKNGEKVLGAISVSGPSSRFTNDRFHDVLSDYVRRAANVIELNTKFS; via the coding sequence ATGACAGAGCAAGCGGGACCCGCGTCGGGCCGAACGATCCGGTCGGTGAAGATCGCCTTCAACATCATCGACGTCCTCCAGGAGCGGGACGACATCGGGGTGACCGAACTCGCGAGCGAGCTGGGACACTCGAAGAGCACGATCCACAGCCACCTCCGGACGCTAGAGGAGCGGGAGATCCTGGTCCGCGAGGGGGACAGCTATCGACTGAGCCTCCGCATCCTCGACATGGCGACGCACGTCCGCGAACAGGTCGGTAACCATGACGTCATCCAGGACGAAGTCGAGTCGCTGGCGGAGGAGACCGGCGAGATCGCCCAGTTCGGGATCGAGGAACACGGTCGCATCTCCTACCTCTGCAAGGCGACGGGCGACCGGGCGGTCGAGACGGCCTCCAGGATCGGAACCCAGCAGCCGATCCACTCCACCTCGCTGGGGAAGACGATTCTCGCGTTCCTCCCGGCGGAGCGCCGCGAGGAGATCGTCGAGTCGACCGAGCTGACGAGGATGACGCCCAAGACGATCACGACGCGCGAGGAGCTCTACGAGGAACTCGAGGTGACGGCCGAGCGCGGGTACGGGATCGACGACGAGGAGAACATCGAGGGGCTCCGGTGCGTCTCCGCCCCCGTCAAGAACGGCGAGAAGGTGCTGGGGGCGATTAGCGTGTCCGGGCCGTCGAGCCGGTTCACGAACGACCGCTTCCACGACGTGCTCTCCGACTACGTCCGCCGGGCGGCGAACGTCATCGAGCTCAACACGAAGTTCTCCTGA
- a CDS encoding ThuA domain-containing protein: protein MTLRVTVWNENVHEREEPAVAERYPNGIHGAVAAPLADEGHDVWTATLGEPEHGLTEEVLAETDVLVWWSHCANDEVSDEVATRVVDRVHGGMGFVPLHSGKNSKPFKRLMGTTCDIKYRHGGERERVWVADPGHPIADGLGESFEIPATETYGEPYDVPEPDRTVFISWFEGGEVFRSGLCYRRGRGRIFAFRPGHEEYPILHQAEVKQVIRNAVEWAAPNEGATVNWGEVEPAESLED from the coding sequence GTGACGCTTCGCGTGACAGTGTGGAACGAGAACGTCCACGAGCGGGAGGAGCCGGCCGTCGCGGAGCGGTACCCGAACGGCATCCACGGCGCCGTCGCGGCGCCGCTCGCGGACGAGGGCCACGACGTTTGGACGGCCACGCTGGGAGAGCCCGAGCACGGCCTCACCGAGGAGGTGCTCGCCGAGACGGACGTGCTCGTCTGGTGGTCCCACTGCGCGAACGACGAGGTGAGCGACGAGGTAGCCACGCGCGTCGTCGACCGCGTCCACGGTGGGATGGGGTTCGTTCCGCTCCACTCCGGGAAGAACTCCAAGCCGTTCAAACGCCTGATGGGGACGACCTGCGACATCAAGTACCGCCACGGTGGCGAGCGCGAGCGCGTGTGGGTCGCCGACCCCGGCCACCCCATCGCGGACGGGCTGGGGGAGTCCTTCGAGATCCCGGCGACCGAGACGTACGGCGAGCCGTACGACGTCCCCGAGCCGGATCGCACGGTGTTCATCTCATGGTTCGAGGGCGGTGAGGTGTTCCGCTCGGGGCTCTGTTACCGCCGCGGGCGCGGCCGGATCTTCGCGTTCCGCCCCGGACACGAGGAGTACCCCATCCTCCACCAGGCGGAGGTCAAGCAGGTGATCCGCAACGCGGTCGAGTGGGCCGCCCCGAACGAGGGGGCGACGGTGAACTGGGGGGAAGTTGAGCCCGCCGAGTCGCTCGAGGACTGA
- a CDS encoding alpha/beta hydrolase family protein produces the protein MEDRRFGHDRAEWTEHVLRASDLPFAYGGETGSAFPVWQETLREELRSVLGFPVIREGGVPDLDPRCHGTEAAADHERQMWSVRTEREFRVPFYLLLPNEPEPPYPVVLTVHGHAESGKELSVGEVESDADRERIADERRDIARQAVECGYAAVAPDMRAFGELAAPETASGDRQCTSLQKHAQLVGRTLVGERVWDTLRLIEFVQRRAALDVDRLAITGHSGGGVVTLFAAALDDRLSPVAPCASVCPFEDSLVPIDHCVCNYVPGIRRLGEVWDFAGLIAPRPLLVAAGEHDPIFPIEGTRRAFDRLRDVYRGSGAHDACELYVGDGGHRYYEAGVWPFIRDHL, from the coding sequence ATGGAAGACCGACGGTTCGGACACGATCGCGCCGAGTGGACGGAGCACGTGCTTCGGGCGAGCGACCTCCCGTTCGCCTACGGCGGGGAGACCGGGTCGGCGTTTCCCGTCTGGCAGGAGACCCTCCGCGAGGAGCTCCGATCCGTCCTCGGGTTCCCGGTGATACGCGAGGGCGGGGTTCCCGACCTCGACCCCCGCTGCCACGGGACGGAGGCGGCGGCGGACCACGAGCGACAGATGTGGAGCGTCCGGACGGAACGGGAGTTTCGCGTCCCGTTCTACCTGTTACTCCCGAACGAGCCGGAGCCACCGTACCCGGTCGTCCTCACCGTCCACGGCCACGCCGAGAGCGGCAAGGAGCTCTCGGTCGGGGAGGTGGAGAGCGATGCGGATCGCGAGCGGATCGCCGACGAGCGACGGGATATCGCCCGGCAGGCCGTCGAGTGCGGGTACGCAGCGGTCGCACCGGACATGCGCGCGTTCGGCGAACTCGCGGCGCCGGAGACGGCCAGCGGAGACCGCCAGTGTACGAGCTTGCAGAAGCACGCCCAACTGGTCGGGCGAACGCTCGTCGGGGAGCGAGTGTGGGATACGCTACGGCTGATCGAGTTCGTCCAGCGACGCGCGGCGCTCGACGTCGACCGGTTGGCGATCACGGGTCACTCCGGCGGCGGGGTGGTGACCCTGTTCGCTGCCGCGCTCGACGACCGGCTCTCCCCCGTCGCCCCGTGCGCGTCCGTCTGTCCCTTCGAGGACTCGCTCGTCCCCATCGACCACTGCGTCTGTAACTACGTCCCCGGCATCCGCCGACTGGGGGAGGTGTGGGACTTCGCCGGCCTGATCGCGCCGCGGCCGCTTCTCGTCGCCGCCGGCGAGCACGACCCGATCTTCCCCATCGAGGGGACCAGACGGGCCTTCGATCGACTCCGTGACGTGTACCGTGGGTCCGGAGCCCACGACGCGTGCGAACTGTACGTCGGCGACGGCGGACACCGGTACTACGAGGCGGGTGTCTGGCCGTTCATCCGGGACCACCTCTGA